The genomic segment TACCTTCGTAAACCGTCCACGTCGTGCCACGGTCGGTAGAATAGGCAAGCGACTCGCCGCAGCCGGTATCGGTGAACGCCAAGACCATGGTCTTCTCGTCGCCCGTTTGCCAGCCAGCCGTGTTATTGAAATCGATGTTCCCACTTCCGGAAAAGCAGTTCTTGACGGCCATCTTTGGATGGCGGTTTTCGACATCGCCACCAAAAGGACGCAGCGCCCGATCGTGCTCCGTCCAATGGACCATGTCTCTGCTGGTGGCATAGCCCCAATACATGTTCGCCCAGTCGCGTCCAGCTGGGTTACACTGCCAGAAAAAGTGGTATTGGCCGTCGTGGTAGAACATGCCATTTGGGTCGTTGTTCCAGCCTCGCATCTGACTGATGTGAAACTGTGGACGCAGCGTCTCTTGATAGAGTGGTTGAAGGTGGCGAATTTCGTCGTTGGACTCCCACATCTCACAAATCTCGGGTGCCGCCCGAGCGATGATCTTTGCGGTCTTACCAACGTATTCAGACATATCGAGGTAGGTCCACCAGTCGATCGAGTCTTGGCTCGCCGGGAAATCGCAGTCAAGATTGTGAACAAGTTGGTCGCCCACATAAACGGTCATCCGGCCACGCTGTCCCTTGTTCGAGACAGGGAACAGGATGTACTTGCCGGTGATCTTCAGCTCTTTCGTCGTCTCCGGATGAGGATTCGCGTTCGCGGGTTCCTTTGTGGCGGGCGCCGGCCTCTTTACTGTTTTCGTGTGACTTTGCAGGATTTGGTCGACGTTGATGTGACCCCATCCGCCGCTTGAATCGTCGACGATTTGAAGGATGGCTTTTTGACCCTTCCGATCTTGAACGTCCCAGTTTTCCCAATTCAGAAACTCGCTGCCTCCGGGTTGCAGGTTGGGACCTGTGGCGGACTGAACGATTTCGCCAGCGATGATCAGGTTGATGCAAGTCTTTCCCTCGTGACCACCGCCACCGATCAGAAACTTGATGAAATCACGCTCGATCGTGAACTCAGGTGAAGTCAGCTTGCCCTTCGATTTGTCCCCGCCGAGATACGAATTCACAAGTCCCTTTCCTTCGAATCCAGTGACCTGCATCTGACCGGGAAGTGTTCCTTGTGCCGGGCTCGTGCCGAATGCCTCGCCTTCGACTCTCCACTCGCCGTAGTTTGCCGTCTCGAAGCTATTGATCAAAATGTCGTCCTGGGCGTCACCAACCGATGGCGTCACGAAGACAAACAGCAATAGTGAAAAACAGATGACAAGCCCTACTGCGGCATCGCAACCGTTTGCGAGCTTCCACGCAGAAGCGAACCTGTTGCGGTATAAAAACGATCTGCCCGAAAACGGAGAAAGTCGCCTATTCATACTGGTTTCCATAAGAACCGGATCTTTAATAAAGTGGCTGGGTGTTGAACGAGCAAAAGACCTGACTTGACCGCGGCAACTCGGTGCGACGGCAGGTTGCATCGCATAGGCAGGAAACAAATTGTACTGAATTTTGAAACCGATTTCCGGATGTGCCCCCTTTTACGTTGCGATACGATGTCAATTTTTCGGATTAATCGAGGCCGAGCTGGACGGCGCCAATTTATGAGCGGCAAGGCGCTAGCCGCCGGTTTTACCCATGAACGACCTGCCGCAAACGGCTTGCCGCTCTGCCGGAGATTGATTCGGAGAATGACTGAAGATCGCACACAAAGTGGCGCTGCCTATGTCTATTTCGATCATCTTCACCCTTGCGGGGTCATCCGAATACGGTGTCAGGAACGAATCGCCGCCAGCGGCGCAACGGGGGCTTTTCAAGATGCAGCCCGGTCACCCTTGCCGTGCAAATGCTCAAGCCTCAAGGGAAGGTGGACCTAAAGACTCGCACTTCGATAGCCACTCAAGAAAGCCCGCGTAGACCCTATCACCCGAGAGTTCGTTTTCGCAAATTTGCAAGACGCGAAGCGCCGTCTCTCGCCTCAAATCGCCGTCGCGGATGAGGCGAATGCAAGCGTCGCTGAATCGATCCGGCTGGTCCGCGACAAACATGCTCTCGACAGTAGCGGCGGGCAAGCCACGTGTATTGTGTGGGTGCGCCACCAGCGGTTTTCCAAAGCACATCGACTCAATCGACTTGATTTTAAGCCCACTGCCAAAGCGAACTGGATTAATGGCTATATCAATCTTTGTGTAAAAGTCATCAATCTGTGGAACCTGGCCTAGGAATTGAACGCGCGGTACGTTCCACGTCGTTTTCTGACAAAGGCCTTGAGCAACCTGTCCGGCAACGATGAGCTCTGCTCCGGTCATTTGATGGATCCGACTCCAGCAATGCTGCAAGAACCATCGAAGCCCATCCACGTTGGCGGCGTTGTTGGACCCGATAAACCCTAATCGAATCGTCTCCGAATTCGAGTCCTTTCCCGACACAAATCCTGGCTGCTCCACACGAAGTTCCGGCTGATGTCCAACCACGATGACTTTGCTTTTCGGGGCCATGGAGCGGAGCGTTTTCGCCTCGTCCTGCTGAGTGGCGAGAATCAAATCAAACCTTTGCAGTGCGGTCGCCTCTTCCTCTTTTGAGATCTCAATCCAATGGGATTCCTCGTAGTCCGAAAACTGCTGCTGCCGAACATGAAGCAAATCATGCGTGTCGACGATGGCTCGGAAACCTCTCTTTTCGATAGGGAATGCGTCAAGCAAGTTCGCCCAGACAACGTAGACGCTTAAGACAAAATCAGGTCTGAGTGATTTAATAAGCGATTTGAATTGCAGCGGGGCGTGCGGCCAACGATAGGTTTCCAGGGTGACCGGAGTGCGCAGAGGCGAATCCACCTGGTCGTTCTCTTTAAAATCTGTATTTTGGTTTCGCCCCAGTCTCTTGCTAACAATGGACGCCATTCGATCGCGGAGGCGGGTTCCGCAAGGGGAAAAATCCACGAACGAGAGGCCCGCCTCGTGCCCCAGGGTAAGATCCAAATCCGTCCGCTCGACGAGATAAAAGATGGACAACTGGAAACCGTTCTTGCGAAGAGACTGCAGCAGCGACCATGTACGCTGCTGCGCGCCGTTCTGGCGGCGCCAAAACGGCTGATCCGTTACGACGAGGATGGTTTTCATTTTGGAATGCCAAGTTTATGGCAAACTCCGTGAACGGTAACTCGTGAACTCACCCCACGAAATGCATGCCCGAATCATATGGGAAACCCATTCGTCGGGTTGTTTACGATGCCGCTTGAGTCGGTAGAGCAACGATTGATAGGATGCGTCAAGCAGAGCAACCATCCGACGAGAACCTTGCTTATTGAAAAGGACATTGGCTTGCCCTTGGCCGACATAATAGGAACGTATATAGCGTTCGGTTGCTCGATCAGCCGGGACGATGTGTTGAACTTTGGCATTGGGAACCCACCGCCCTTTCCCGCCAGCGCGAGCGATCTGTTCGAGGACATGGGTCTCTTCTCCCCCAATCATTGCCGAACGAACGCGTCCTAGCATCGGGTCGTAGAGATAGACGCGCTGAAAATCTGTCCTTATCGCAAAATTTGCTCCATACGGCAAACGGTCTTCCGTCAAATCAACCGGTGTCTCACCGATGTCTCGCGCGGCATACACAGGCTTGCATTTCTCCCAGGTCGACTCAATCCATTCGGGGCGACCAGGCGGTTCGAACCACGGTTCGATCGCACCGCCAAAGAATGCAACCTCCGGTTCCGCTTCGAAAGCATCAACGTAGGAAACCAGCCAATTCTTGCAAACGAGAACATCATTGTCAGTCCATACCACATAATCGCCCGACGCCTCGGCGACCGCACGATTGCGGCACGGCGTGAGCCCCTGAACGGGCTCGAACAGGGACACGATCGGCAGTAATCCAGAGAAATCATCAATCACCTGAGCGGTGTCGTCGGTCGAGTGATTGTTGACGAGAATCAACTCCCACGAAAAACGACCGTCCGTGTTGATTTCGCAGAGTCGCTCAAGGGTTCGACGCAGCAATCGCGACCGATTCCATGTGCAAATTGCCACGCTGATTTTCATTGGAAAGTCATAGGGTTCGCGGGTTGCTATTGAATGTGTCCGAGATCGACGATCTGCTGGTAAAAATCGCTCACCGGATTGCTGCCATATCGTTGACGAATCCGCCTGCCTGCGAGTTCTCCCATGGACCGCCAATCCCCTCGTTTTTTCCAGGCGGCTTCCAGCGCGGCGTCGAGTAGTTCAACGGTCGCTGCGGCAGCAAGGAACCCCGTTTCTCCATGATCGATCAGTTCGCGGTTGCGTCCGACATCGGTGGTAATGCAGATCCGATTGCAAAGCATCGTTTCCACCACAGCCAATGCCGCACCTTCAAAACGCGAGGGCAGAATCAAACCATGGTGATTTCCCCAAATGTCTTCGACGTTTTGAGCGAAACCAGCTAGCTGAATGTGGGATTGTAGGCCGTAACGCTCAATCAAACCTTCCATCTGCGTGCGATTGCCTTGTGAATCTCCAAACAAGCGAATACAGAGGTTACGATCACGCCACTTTTCTTGTTTCAACAAAGGGATCAGCAGGTCTTGGCCTTTCGAAGTGAAGTGAATTCGGCCAACACAGGCGAGCTGCAACCGACCCTGGTCGGATGGCCAGCAGGGATTTGCATTCCACTGCACATTGAACGGATTGTCGACGATTGCCGCGTTGTGAAGCTCGATGGCAAGGTTGGTTTCGACGCGGTCGAGGTTCTCTTGTGAAACGAAGAAAACCTTTCTTGCATTGCGGTATGCCGCGCGAAACTCCTCGAGATCGGTTTCCTCAAGTGCCTCGGTGCTGGCGGCCTGGACATTGATCGCATACGGGATTTCCCGCCGAATCAATTCGGTCGCTGGTGTGACCGCGTCGAGGTGGTAGCCGAGTATGACCAGAACAAAATCAGGCTTTTCGCGGGCGATCCAACGGCGGACGTGGCTTGTTTCGCTCTCAAGGTTCCGCGGGGACGTCATTCGGTAGGGCCAGGATCGCCAAGTTGGATCACGGCGTGGCCAAATCGTTGCACCAGCCGAACGCAAATGATCCAGTTCAGGCGCTGCATTTTCCCACCAACGGTAGTTCACGGTCACTTGAATATCGTTGTTGAGAAGCCGGTGAGCCACTTTGGACCAAAGGACCTCACTTCCCCCCCAAGGCATTCCCGTCATCGAAGAGTAGAAGCCGACTTTCACCTTACAAAACCCAAAATACCCAAGCCCGTGGTTTGAAATGAGCGATGCTAAAACCCTCATTCCATGCCGAAGCAATTCCTACGCCGCGTTCTATCGTGGCGTGATCGTTGCGGCAGGCAAAGGGGGTGTCGCGATTCGTTCGCCTGAATTTTGAAGGTCGAACCGATTGGGTTGCGCAAACACCGATGAAGCATTGAGTGCGAAGCGGAACTCGTCGTTTGTCGGCTCACCAAATCCGACCCCCATGACCTCCAACAACGTACCTCTTGCACTATGCACCTTAATGAACGCCAAATTGTAGTCGACTAAACTTCGCTCGTATTCGGTTTCGGCCTTGGTCGCGCGGATCTGAGCCTCCAAAACCTCCTCCACATGCACGTCGCCTGCTGCATGACGTTGGGATTGCGCTTGCAAGCGAATCTGAGCTGCTTCGCGGCTATGGGCCATCGATTGCATGGCTCCGTAGGCGCGGTCCAATTCAATGAATGCAGTACGTAGCTCCGCCGAGATGTGCCGACGTTGTTCCGCTGCAATCGCTTGCTCGCGGCATAATTGAAGATGTGCATGACGCACTGCTGCGTTCTCGCGACGGTTGACGACCGCTCGGCTGTATTCGATTCCAACCTGCCAACCTTGCAAAGCGTCACTGAACAAAGCCGTGTCGGTGGCCGTGGACGGGTCGTCAGCCAATCGACGGTACTTTCCAATCAGATCCACTTGGGGACGCTGAAGATTCCGGGCCGCTTTCAGTTCTAAGGTTCGCTTGTTGATTGCCGAAAGCTGCTTGCGAAGTTCGATGCGTTTCGTCTGGGCCAGTGCATCGCTTTCTTGCCAATCAAAGCGCAGCGGTGCTTCAAGCGGCAGCCCCGCTGGATGGATCAACTGAGTGCTGCATGTGGGAAGAGCCATCAACGTCCTGAGTCTCAGCTCGACATTGTAGACTCCCGTTTGACCCGGGATGGTACCACAGATCGCATTGCGGACCCCAGCTTCTGCGGAATAGTACTGCTGTCGGGCTAAGGCTTCGACATCGGGCGGGCTGACCGCTTGGGCGACCCGCTGCTGTTCGCGTTGCCATGCTTGCCGCGCGTTTTCCAGTGCCGTTTGTTTAGCATTCAAGTTCTGATAAGCAAAGAACAGCTCCCAGTAAACGATTGCGACATCACGAACCAGCTCGGATACGGATTGTTCAACCTCCACTTGTGCTTGATGGTGATCAAGCTGCGAAATCAGCACACCTCGGTACATGCCTGGCTTAGCCAGAGGGCCAGCGATTTGATTAAATTGGGTTCCTGCACCTCGCATCAGCGGGTGTCGCGCCTCGGCTCCATAGGCAGCATAAAATCCTCCGGCCAGGGTTTGGTCATAGCCGCCGACGCCACCAAGCGACACCTTGGTTCCCGACCGCAAAATGCGTCCCACT from the Novipirellula artificiosorum genome contains:
- a CDS encoding glycoside hydrolase family 32 protein, producing MNRRLSPFSGRSFLYRNRFASAWKLANGCDAAVGLVICFSLLLFVFVTPSVGDAQDDILINSFETANYGEWRVEGEAFGTSPAQGTLPGQMQVTGFEGKGLVNSYLGGDKSKGKLTSPEFTIERDFIKFLIGGGGHEGKTCINLIIAGEIVQSATGPNLQPGGSEFLNWENWDVQDRKGQKAILQIVDDSSGGWGHINVDQILQSHTKTVKRPAPATKEPANANPHPETTKELKITGKYILFPVSNKGQRGRMTVYVGDQLVHNLDCDFPASQDSIDWWTYLDMSEYVGKTAKIIARAAPEICEMWESNDEIRHLQPLYQETLRPQFHISQMRGWNNDPNGMFYHDGQYHFFWQCNPAGRDWANMYWGYATSRDMVHWTEHDRALRPFGGDVENRHPKMAVKNCFSGSGNIDFNNTAGWQTGDEKTMVLAFTDTGCGESLAYSTDRGTTWTVYEGNPVIEHKGRDPKLMWYEPGKHWVIAVYDEQPEQGRSIAIYTSKDLKEWKLASNLPGYFECAEIFELPVDGDPTKTKWVIFAADAKYALGEFDGNTFTPEHEGKHQVHWGSYYASQCFSNSPDGRVVQVGWARINMPDMPFNQTFSVPTNLTLRTTEDGVRMFANPIKELEGLRKLNPNSVENKKLTRDTPVVKFDVTDQLFDIVVTLKNGNASKAKLKFGENVATYDFDAQKLDEMPLKTQDGRVTFRILVDRPMFEMIGADGACFKTSSRRDMGQPIGEVSLSAEGGSLTVESLVVYEMTSVW
- a CDS encoding glycosyltransferase family 4 protein, with the translated sequence MKTILVVTDQPFWRRQNGAQQRTWSLLQSLRKNGFQLSIFYLVERTDLDLTLGHEAGLSFVDFSPCGTRLRDRMASIVSKRLGRNQNTDFKENDQVDSPLRTPVTLETYRWPHAPLQFKSLIKSLRPDFVLSVYVVWANLLDAFPIEKRGFRAIVDTHDLLHVRQQQFSDYEESHWIEISKEEEATALQRFDLILATQQDEAKTLRSMAPKSKVIVVGHQPELRVEQPGFVSGKDSNSETIRLGFIGSNNAANVDGLRWFLQHCWSRIHQMTGAELIVAGQVAQGLCQKTTWNVPRVQFLGQVPQIDDFYTKIDIAINPVRFGSGLKIKSIESMCFGKPLVAHPHNTRGLPAATVESMFVADQPDRFSDACIRLIRDGDLRRETALRVLQICENELSGDRVYAGFLEWLSKCESLGPPSLEA
- a CDS encoding glycosyltransferase — translated: MAICTWNRSRLLRRTLERLCEINTDGRFSWELILVNNHSTDDTAQVIDDFSGLLPIVSLFEPVQGLTPCRNRAVAEASGDYVVWTDNDVLVCKNWLVSYVDAFEAEPEVAFFGGAIEPWFEPPGRPEWIESTWEKCKPVYAARDIGETPVDLTEDRLPYGANFAIRTDFQRVYLYDPMLGRVRSAMIGGEETHVLEQIARAGGKGRWVPNAKVQHIVPADRATERYIRSYYVGQGQANVLFNKQGSRRMVALLDASYQSLLYRLKRHRKQPDEWVSHMIRACISWGEFTSYRSRSLP
- a CDS encoding glycosyltransferase, which produces MKVGFYSSMTGMPWGGSEVLWSKVAHRLLNNDIQVTVNYRWWENAAPELDHLRSAGATIWPRRDPTWRSWPYRMTSPRNLESETSHVRRWIAREKPDFVLVILGYHLDAVTPATELIRREIPYAINVQAASTEALEETDLEEFRAAYRNARKVFFVSQENLDRVETNLAIELHNAAIVDNPFNVQWNANPCWPSDQGRLQLACVGRIHFTSKGQDLLIPLLKQEKWRDRNLCIRLFGDSQGNRTQMEGLIERYGLQSHIQLAGFAQNVEDIWGNHHGLILPSRFEGAALAVVETMLCNRICITTDVGRNRELIDHGETGFLAAAATVELLDAALEAAWKKRGDWRSMGELAGRRIRQRYGSNPVSDFYQQIVDLGHIQ
- a CDS encoding TolC family protein, which translates into the protein MQQVSFSQPSSLSQTDVFVESTEQPSPPIADDFDSLTHWYLTLDDVVKLALDNSTVIRDRGGRVLTFPSAVRTTFDPAVLRSDPNLGIDASLSAFDTQFESGLVYNGGGNSVNSAFSSGQFGVFAQPETLAKLGVGRILRSGTKVSLGGVGGYDQTLAGGFYAAYGAEARHPLMRGAGTQFNQIAGPLAKPGMYRGVLISQLDHHQAQVEVEQSVSELVRDVAIVYWELFFAYQNLNAKQTALENARQAWQREQQRVAQAVSPPDVEALARQQYYSAEAGVRNAICGTIPGQTGVYNVELRLRTLMALPTCSTQLIHPAGLPLEAPLRFDWQESDALAQTKRIELRKQLSAINKRTLELKAARNLQRPQVDLIGKYRRLADDPSTATDTALFSDALQGWQVGIEYSRAVVNRRENAAVRHAHLQLCREQAIAAEQRRHISAELRTAFIELDRAYGAMQSMAHSREAAQIRLQAQSQRHAAGDVHVEEVLEAQIRATKAETEYERSLVDYNLAFIKVHSARGTLLEVMGVGFGEPTNDEFRFALNASSVFAQPNRFDLQNSGERIATPPLPAATITPR